The Plasmodium reichenowi strain SY57 chromosome 2, whole genome shotgun sequence DNA segment tgattattaatattattcaaaaatatatatatatatatatatatatataatgttattatataatagatattaaaaaaaaaataattatgtatgaagtaattatatataccgtaataaaaaaataacttGGTTGTATTTAACTCctaattttatttaatacatataaaaaaaaaaaaataaataaattcgaaatataataaaaatatattaattcatTTGTATTGGTAGATATTTAACCcacatttataaattaaataaaataaatggctatacaattatatatatatatatatatatatatatattagatgtttaaataaaaaatatatcatttttatatacagTTGTAggttatataaaagatgaaaggtaaaaatatattttataattttttttttatttaaccattaataatcaaaattttaattttttcataattcacaatatatttaggtccaaaattatttataaaaatctatttattttacaattagttctttttctttctttaatttaatgatatatttatagttatataaatatatatatatatatatatatatatatatatttgtataaatatatgttaacTATATCGTAGTATatagaatatttttttttttttttttttttttttgcatgttgaaaataaaattatatatgtacaaatatattttcttgtggtgttttttattttaatgaacatttttttaatatgtgATACAAGAAAATACagattaaaaatatatatatatatatatatatatatattatttttgtaaaataatataaaaagtctatatattttatataataataattgaTGAATGTTTTTAATCAAccaatatattaataattaatgaaatgtataaatatttatattattataataatatatataaatatatatatttgaatattctaataatttatatttattatatttatattacaattcataaaaaatatatatatgtaatgtttataaaatcaaaatacaaaaggtttatatatttttgtcaTGTAAATTCtaaatgttaataatacaagcaatacattataatattttttactgtttttttttttttttttaattgaAAAGTTTTGtctataatataataaatattattctttcattttaaaaagatatattatattatattatattattttttggtGAAGTTcaatatgttttttttgttctgTTTGTTTGATCCTCAATAAAtgtaacatatatatatatatatatatatatatatatatgtgtactcatttatttatttgtttatttatttatttatttgtatgGTAAATAATTagaataatttatataggtctatttttttttataatataaagagatgtgtaatttatatttaaattataaaatttataattcgtaataaaaatattatgtaccaggacaattatatattatattacaagattaaaatgaaaagttttatatgataaatataaatattttcatgtgaataaaatatgaaaatttattatatgtattaacatgaaatcatttaaaaagtaaagaaaatgaaaaaaaagtgtTTTATAAActtattaatttatatgtataatatgACATTAATATGTGGAATACCATATATGTTCCTGAtggtaaaaaaaaaaaaaaaaaaaaaaaatttttttttcaaaaaaaattaaaaaattattaatataatatatatatatatatatatatatatatttattttactttATAGGTTATGTGTGtgaataaattatatgcCTTTTATGCATATACATTTGATGAAAGACATCAAAGAAATTTGTATACATCAGAATgtttaattaaaaataaggaaTCATATTCcttagaaaaaaatgactCTTCAACAATagataattattataagtCTATTAAGAATGCACCTTATATTGATGAAGATATAGTAGATAATTATAAGGATGAATTAGAAGAATTAattgaaataaataaaaatgatacaTTAAATGATTTGAAAAGATTAGATGaatttcataatataaatgaatcACATAATAGAGAAGGGAGTGAAAGTAAATATGTTTCAAATATATCAGAAAAGGAAATGACGAATCAAGATAATTGTAGAAAATCTTCGcataataaaaagagaGGATATTCTTTAGAAAAAGaattagaaaaattatatagaattgcattaaataatagtaatttaaataataataaaaaaaaagaaaaacataataaaaatttaaaagatacaaatatagataatgatacaaatatatgtgttGATTACAcatattatgatatattaaatataaatgcGAATTCTAATTTAGAAgaaattaaagaaaaatattatgaagTAGCTTCAAAATATCATCctgaaaaaaatattggAAATGATAAAgcttttaaaaattttgaaCTAATAAATAGTGCATACCAAATATTAAGTAATGAAGAATTGagaaaagaatataatagtGGTGGACCTTctaaaatgaataataaaaaattaatagatccgtttgtattatttatgttatcCTATATATCCATAAATATGAGTGAATATGTTGgtaaattaaaaatagaaTACCTTATTGAAGAATCATTTGAAACAAATTCAAACTTttatgaattattattaccaaataaaattatgaataattatttaaatgtagaacaaaaaataagaGAAGTTGAATTAGCTTTATTATTAAGAGATAGATTAGAAACATATTTAGAGGGGGATGAAAATTGTATTGTACCaataaaaaatcatattaaaacaatacttgaatattctttttctttttctataaTGAATTTTGTAGGATGgttatatgaatatttcTCTAAACTTTATATTggatataatatagaatTATCTTTAATGAATGACAATAAAGGAATAATGGAAAATTTGTTTAGAAATATAGTTAAAAAGGAAATGCATAGAagtttattaaataaaaactaTGTGAATATAACAAAAGATTCAGatcattttataattatagaTGAAAAGGAccataataatgaaaatatcAAAAATTGTACTGTCTTATTTAATCATATTAGATCAAATAAtgagaataataaaaatttagaAGATATGACAAGAAACGTActtatattaattatattagATATAAAATTAGTAATAAAAAGAGCTGTTGAAAGGGTCTTATGTGATAAGGGAGTAAGTCAATTAACTAGGAAGAAACGAGCAAAGGGTTTGATAAGTTTGGGGAAGGaaatacaaaattatacaaaagAAATAGGAGACAAGGATTATAAGATTATAAATGAgaatacaaatattttagAAAGTATAATTGaggatataaaaaaatatatggaaatagataaaatgaattttttaaaagaaaaagggagaaaagaaatagataagatattttattttgtaggaaataatatataccGTAATAAATTGAAAcgtaatataaatgaaaaatgcAGACTACTAAAgtttttgaaatatatgattaatTCGACGgaagaataaaaaaaaagaaaaaatatatataaataatagaaactgttataatttttattagaatatatatgtgtaacCTATTGAAATAGagaatatttttctaaatgtttaatttttttttaaatacaaaatttttttttttccttatatatatatatatatatatataagtgtTTTATTCtactttattttatattatactaATATCTATTATAATgcaaaatatatatttgttatacAACCTAATAAGGTAtaagtaaaaaatatggtaaataatttattttttcttaattaCATTGTTGAACATGTATAAATGTtttgataattatataagtGTACAccataatataattatgaaaaacATTGTATGTATTGAAAATAGGTTTAATGtttaaaatgtaatatatattcaaattaaataaatataaataaatatatgtatatatatatatatatatatatatatatatatatatatatatatatatcctttttttttttttttacataatgtgagttttatatatatctctgtatcttaaaaaaatagataaaaaaaagataaaaaaaataaaagaaaacaaaaatatttggTACATATAACTTTTCATGTATTGAATAGTTTCTATATgttatttgttatatattgtGTGCTAgtattttccttttttcctttttttttatgaactatttttattattgttgtttTAGAATTTTAAGAATTATTGTTGttgatatataatttatgtaatatgaaaaaaaatattatatattgtattcAAATAACAGTAGTTTATTCTATTTactaataaaatattacaatatgcagcatataattttgaatATAGTTATTTTTAACgtattcattttatatcaAAAAGATAGTTTTAacatacaaatattaatatatgtaaacTAAAAAAGGATTTTCAAATtaatagaaaaattaatttcacacaacaaaaaaaaaaaaaaaaaaaaaaaaaaaaaaaattataaatatttatatttatataaagaaaattaatattttttttgaaaaatgaaataataaaaatatt contains these protein-coding regions:
- a CDS encoding DnaJ protein, putative, whose amino-acid sequence is MTLICGIPYMFLMVMCVNKLYAFYAYTFDERHQRNLYTSECLIKNKESYSLEKNDSSTIDNYYKSIKNAPYIDEDIVDNYKDELEELIEINKNDTLNDLKRLDEFHNINESHNREGSESKYVSNISEKEMTNQDNCRKSSHNKKRGYSLEKELEKLYRIALNNSNLNNNKKKEKHNKNLKDTNIDNDTNICVDYTYYDILNINANSNLEEIKEKYYEVASKYHPEKNIGNDKAFKNFELINSAYQILSNEELRKEYNSGGPSKMNNKKLIDPFVLFMLSYISINMSEYVGKLKIEYLIEESFETNSNFYELLLPNKIMNNYLNVEQKIREVELALLLRDRLETYLEGDENCIVPIKNHIKTILEYSFSFSIMNFVGWLYEYFSKLYIGYNIELSLMNDNKGIMENLFRNIVKKEMHRSLLNKNYVNITKDSDHFIIIDEKDHNNENIKNCTVLFNHIRSNNENNKNLEDMTRNVLILIILDIKLVIKRAVERVLCDKGVSQLTRKKRAKGLISLGKEIQNYTKEIGDKDYKIINENTNILESIIEDIKKYMEIDKMNFLKEKGRKEIDKIFYFVGNNIYRNKLKRNINEKCRLLKFLKYMINSTEE